In Amblyraja radiata isolate CabotCenter1 chromosome 15, sAmbRad1.1.pri, whole genome shotgun sequence, the genomic window TCTTCCAGCATCCTCTCTTCTATACTCCAATGCCCAAACCTGATTACAGTGCAATGGACATTCCATGCCATTTTCTGAAATTAATAACCGGGTTAATGCAAAACCAATTTTTTTTGATGTGGGGGGAAATGAAAACAGCGAACATAAAACTGTGATTGCCAGCAACCTATGTATTTCCTTTAGACAAAAGGTTCAGACATTCAGAACTATGTCTTATGATGATATAttgtaagtcaagtcaagtcacatgtgtatgtgactttatttgtcacatacacatacaagatgtacagtgaaatgaaagtggcaatgcttgcgggttgtgcaaaacaacagaacagaacagaaccagtatttacattaaaaaaagaagacacaaaacaagacacaagcaGGCACACTCAAGGAATTTGTTTTCGGGGGGAAATAAAAGCaaacacacaaagtactggagtaactccgcgggtcaggtgacatccctggaaaatgtggataggcGGTTTCggttctggacccttcttcagccttttcTAAAAGCAGAGGCAATTGATTCGCCAAACCCGCTTAGACTGGGCATCAGGAACTGGGACGAGATGGGTAGCTGTCCGCTTGAGTTTGATGTACAGCTCTGGAatacacctagcccacagctaacaagggcctgtttcctttattatcgtaactattttgcatttctttcattcatttgttctatatctctctatatccccatttatatctctcgtttcccttttccctgaatcTCAATCTgactctcaacctgaaacgtcacctattccttgtctccagagatgctgtctgacctgctgagttactccagctttttatgtctatctacagAATTCGGTTTACTGTTCCTCCATATTTACAGGAGTGATTCAGCAGATCATTTGCAATTGAATGAATTGGTTGCGACTTTCATTGTCACTCTCATCCAcaaccactagagggagagtgtgAGTGCCACAGTGCATGAGTGGGTTAGGACCACATACCgagccatatatatatatttcaaaatatactttattcgaggaataaatatatacaatacatgatccttacaaaactccatccgacattctctcaggctatacaaacattcaatactgcttacacaaatttatccccacacccttgccactcatatgGCCCACtgggtggaatcccttcccttattttgaggggtgtctccactgCACCCTGCCCCACATGTCAAGctgcagaaggaccctagactgtggtcctcccccaccagccttTGCGTTGGCTgctccaagcttcagtgcgtccctcagcacgtactcctgcagtctgcagcgggccagtcggcaacattccccgacggacatctccctccgctgggtggtcaacaacgctcgggcagaccaaagagcgtctttcaccgagttgatgacctgccagcagcactcgatgtcagtctctgaatgtgtccctgggaacagtccgtaaatcacagagtcctcggtGACAGAGCTGTTTGGAATAAACCGTGACAGAGACcgttgcaaacctctccagactctctttgcaaatccacactctgcaaagaggtgggcatacCGAGCCATATATAGCCATACCTAGAGTACCTCCACCAATATCAAACCTGTAGTCTACATGAAAATCTCTGACAATTTTGTATTCCCTAGGGATATCACTGTGTGGGACAGTGGGGGGTATACTCGCCTGCTCAGTTTGGACcaggaaagaatgaatgaatgaatgaaactttgaacgaatgaatgaaattTTGAtgaattaaattttgaatgaatgaaactttaatgtcacatgtacctagggtacttaggcacagtgaaatgctttgtcttGCATACAACTTAGGCAGTACATAAGTGTCACCACATGTTGGCGCTGACACAGTTACAATCAAAGATCTTATGGTtacaatcaaagattatagagctctataatctttgtttACAATAGGACTGAACAGTCCTATCGACCGCCAGCGCAGAACGGAGCTCCCGTCCGCCGGTGCGGAGCTAACCATTTCCTTTTTGTATCTGTACCTCATCTAACTCGTGAATACGATGTTAAACTTGACTTCTTGAGGACTGTTAGaaaagaaacataaaattattcaaAGAACAATTATTCCcagatttattttgtttacatttaattttacttgtaaagatacagcatgaaagcaggtTCTTtgttccactgagtccatgccaaccattgatcacctattcacactagttctatgttatctcacttttgcaactGCTCctgacacactaagggcaattttataggggcaaattaacctacaaacctgcacgtctttgcaatgttggaggaaactagagcaccagaatgtgcaaactccttacagacagcacaaagtcaggttcaaaccctaGTTTCCTGTAATGTGAGGCACCAGCCACAACGCCATGCTGCCCTAGCCTGGTTTGAAGAAAGttcccagcccaaaacgtcacctatccatgttctccagggatgctgccgcatctgctgagctactccagcacttagtcatgaaaacaggtccttcggcccaacttgcacacaccggccaacatgtcccacctacactagtcccacctcccgcgtttggcccgtatctctccaaatctgtcctgtccatgtactaaaggcactaaatgtagccgccaaggaacgcaggggcgatacataataagagactgtgaaattgacagaaggatgtagggctgggtgtttatgcgtgctattttcatgatatttattttagttgtttatctttttttaaatattttaccttgtatgtatcgttagcttttagaaatgtttgaatggtgcactgactggctgacattttacaatttcgttgtacatggttcatgttacaatgacaataaagaaactattctattctattctacctgtctaactgtttcttaaatcttACATTTATTTGAtggtcatttttttgtaaacccagCCTGTgcaagttccttatttctacaatatatgtatttttgattatttattACTTTGCTGCAGGTAGGGAACTGGCTGCATGTTGTGCAATGTCCTTCAATGGCGTGGAACCAGAGATATGATCTTTGCTTGGAACTGCCAGAGCAAAGATCTTTGGCCAGAGGACGTGGGCGGAGGAGGAGCGCGCTGCGGCTGACGTCAGAGGGCGCCCGGCGACTGACGCCGGGAGATAACCGAGTCCCCGTGACGTCAGGCGCCGGGTCAGCCTTCCATTTGGGACACGTGACGAGCGGCAGGTTGTTACTTTGTTGCCGAGCCCGGGCGAAGGTTGGAATTGGCCGCGTGATGGGGAGCAGTACAGCGCTGAAAGGTGGGGAGTgggcgaggggggtgggggagggagatgcgGAGGAGGAAAGCAAAGGCAAGGCCATGCATGCCCTCTTTTACCATTGCATGCAAGGTAACGGCCGCTTGGACGGGGGTTATTTTCTGCAGAGCGGCTTTTCTGTTTGAGGCGGGATGCAACCCTCCCCGGGCAATGGggaactctctctttctctctgcgcCCATGCACCAGACGACGGGGTCCCATTGCATTGCCACCGCCTCTGCCAAGACCACTGAAGGAGGCGTGCGACCCTTCCCTTGCGAGGCCGGCCCCGATTCCCCGCTGTGATCCGTCGCGGCGCTGCACGCACATAGACCATGCACTAATGTCACCTGGAAGGTCAACCTCACCTCAGAGCTGaagtcccctgactcagtctgaagaaggatctcgacccgaaacgcctcctattccgttttctccagagatgctacctggcccgctgagttaatcctgcattttgtgtcccttcggtttaaagcagcatatgCAACTCCTCCCTAAACATCACTGAAGAACGCCATATCTCTTGGCCTGGAAAAATAAActgccagatagacacaaaaaaaagctggagaaacccagcgggacaagcagcatctctggagaaaaggaatagatgacgtttcgggtcgagacccttattcagactatcttcggtttaaagcagtatctgccgttccttcctaaacacaaacccccactggcggcaggtaGCAGACCCTCGGGAGTATCAATAACGGCCCAGAATCTTCCTCCgacatttattctgcagtttAATACATGCCAGTCGGCTCCTGAAATCGCGACACAATACCTATCTCCAGATCAAAGACCACATGTGGCTGTAGGAATGACAGCCCACGTTTTCCACCATCGTTcacgtgtctctctctctctttctctggaaGACCATCTTCCTTGTGCACGTTACACAGTGCAATAACACTTCGAACTAGAATGGTGTAAAGTTCCTtctcagcagagatgctgccagtcccgctgagttactccagctttttgtgtctatcttcggtttaaatcagcatctgcagttccttcccacacatggttaaaagtctgaagaagggtttcggcccgaaacgtcgcctatttccttcgctccatagatgctgctgcacccgctgagtttctccagcttttttgtgtaccttcgattttccagcacctgcagttccttctcaaacacatAGTTAAAAGTCTGTCGGTTTTGTTGGTGGGATGCATTCACTTTGAAGGTGCATTGGTTATTATATACGTtaacgtgcttggtggctgatacagcctgAATACAGACCAGGTCACGCAGTGTGTATGAAGGAattaaagatgctggtttaaagcgaagaccAACACAAAAATATGGAGTAACtcgagatagactcaaaatgaaaggcctggatagagtgaatgtagagagcatgtttctactagtgggtgagtcttggtccagaggccatagcctcagaataaaagtacatacctttagaaaggcatTGAGGAATACTTTCTttaatcagaaggtggtgaatatgtggaattctttgccacagacggacatggaggccaagtcaattgatatttattaaggtggagattgacagattcttgattagtacaggggtcaagggttatggggagaaggcaggagaatggggttgagagagaaagatagatcagccatgattaaatggccgaatgtcctaattcttctagAACatgtgaaaatgctggagtaacttagtgggtcaggccgtCAGGatgctccagaattttgtgtctatcttcagaacacacagtgttggagtaactcaacgggccaggcagcgtctgtggagtgaatggataggtaacatttaggGTTTAAAGTCTGTTGTAGCCACATAGCTGCCCACACCATCATCGATTCATGCTGGTTCCATCCTAGGCTCTCGCCAGCTTCCTGTTTGCCTTGGCTTCCAAAGTTCAAATGTTCAAATAGTAAATAACCTTGGCTTAAAttgagggggggagtgggaggtgggggggatcaAATACGTTATGTTGTGTTAAACGAATCATATACTTTAGTATTAACTGTAGTCGTACATTAATTCATGCTGTCAATAATTCATGTACTGTAACTGCATTAACGACTGTCCTCTTGACtgaacagatttttaaaaaaaagatctgcAGCATATTTTAAAAATCGAAGGCATTCTCTGTGTCCTTGGTGTTATTGAGAAATAATCAAAGAGGGTGAAAGGCTCAATGAGATAGTCGCCTTTCACCTCTGCAAAACCTTTATCAGGCCCTGATATAATATTGTATTTGGCTTTGGGCACTTATGTTTTGGGAAGAGTTTGTTGGGCCTTCAGGTGACAACAGCACAGATTCTGTATTTTGCTTCATTTTGACAATTGCTAAAAAAAATTGGATTGTATTTAACTTTCCCAATTTGTTAAATAGATCTTTAGAATGCAAGTCCATAGATGTATTAATATGACAGGACAGTGTTTTTGTACAAATCTTTCCACTACAAGTTATGAAACCAATTTTATGAAGTCCAACTGCTGAATTGCAAGCTAATGGCACAAGTTATGTGCTTGTATTCACCAATGTTTCATTAACAAGTAACTTGGTGAAATTGTTTCAAGCTGATGGCTCCTTCGGTTGGCTGTGAATAGATCAGAAATCTGCATTGATTGATGCAGGTTTTTagctctttttattttattttgctgtTTCTGTGTTCTTCGTTGGAATATgggcagaaaccagagcactcggaggaaacccaggcggccacagggaaaacatacaaactccatacagacagcacccgtagatcgaacccggatctctggcgcactAAGGCAACAagtgtaccgctgcgccattgtgctgctcatGTTGTTGTTATATGAACAGTTTGCAATGTTTGAGTTGCACCATAGTCTATGGTGCTAACTTCCCAAAAGTTTTTTGGTGttgcataccatacacaaagtatgcaaagagtcgccacgtatagaGTGGTGACAAAGTTACAAGGTGTTCAGGTAATCGATAatgatttattattaatgttttatgtgtcattcctaactgtcactgtatgtcatgttgtcatttgcaggcagagcaccaaagcaaattctttgtatgtgaatacttggcaaaaaaacgtattcattcattcatgtagcCCCCCAAtggcccctctttgttctcgcccccccccccccccccagtccctctttgttctcggccccctcccccccccccacgccgggtttcGCTTTGTTCATAACAATATTCACTTTGTCAAATAATGTAACAAGCTTCATCATTTCATTTTAATCCACCATTTTctctgtttttttcccctcacaCAGAGTGGGCTGCAGCAATTTCACTGACAATCGGTGCTGCAGCTGTTGGTTACGTGGCATACAGAGCTTTGTATTCAAGAGACAAGGGCTGTAAGTCTCTGGTTAACCTAGACATCCAGAAGGATACACCTAAAGTAGTTCATGCATTTGATATTGAAGACATGGGAGACAAGGCTGTGTATTGTAGATGCTGGAGATCTAAAGACGTAAGTATTTTCAGTTCAGTTGCCTCATTCCATGTTGTGGGGACGTgggaaagagttagatatagcgctTGGGGcgaatggaattaagggatatggggaaacagcaggatcagggtactgattctggatgatcagccatgatcatattgaatggcggtgcttgctcgaagggccgaatggcctcctcctgcacctactttctatgtttctacggtcACACGATTAAACCGGTAGATTTATCCGAGAGAAAGGGAATGTCAGGGATGGTCTTCCAAGGGAGATAGTAACAGTAAATTGGATTATATTGATTGCATTTATGATAAAATTCTTACAAGCAAAAGTAATATCAGGACCGGTCACATGGACTAGGCTCATCTTTGTCAATTGTGTACATTCCTATGAAGTTTAGTTTAtcttcacatgtaccaaggtaaggtgaaaagcttttgttgcatgttaatcagtcagtggaaagactgacatgattataatcgagccatccacagtgtaccggTACAATATAAAGGGTgcataacatttagtacaagataaagccagtaaactcTGATCAaatggatctcaacctgaaacaccatCTGTCCATTTTTCTCTGCGGATGCTACCtggactgctgagttcctccagcacattttttTGTTACTATTTGATTGCGTGTATGCCATGctttcacagagtcatacagaatggaaactggctcttcagcccaacctgttcatgccgacctagatgccccatgtatactgatcccacctgcctgtgttgacCCATCcgcctaaaccattcctatccatgaacctgaccAAATGTCTTCTATAtgttcccagcctcaacgacctcctctggcagctcattccatacacccaccaccctccgtgtggaAAAAGTTGTAACTCACATCTTTccccagtgtatagatacatgataagggaataatgtttagtcctgaatctggatgtgtgtgttttgtgcctatctttggtataaacgagatctgcagttccttcctacacaagacgactcttcctctcttcctcaggggaagagaattccaaagattcactactgTCTGAGAGAAGAAATCTGTACACACCACAAATATAAATTAGAAAGCCTCTTATAATTAGCTTTGTCCCCTTATTTGTGACTCTCATATTGGTAGAAATCTCTCAACATTTACCCTGTCAACGTCCTTTGGATTCTGTGCTtgaataaaatcacccctcattcttctaactcCATGGATTACAAACCCAAACTTCGAAACCTTCTCCGAAAGAACAACCTTCTCATTCAAATAATTAGCCTGATGAATCTCCTTTGGACTGTCCCAAAACTATAATATCCTTCATagacaggaggaactgcagatgctggaatcttaagtaaaacacaaagtgctgaagtaactgcaggtcaggcagcatctatggaggaaatggataagCGGTGTTCTGGGGTTATACCCTTCTTCCGAAAAGTTACTTGTTcagtctctccatagatgctgtctgacttgctttgttgctccagcacttgtgtttcaCTGCTGTATCCTTTTTTGGGTTTGGGGACGAAAAGTGTGCACAGTATTTCAGGTGAGGCCTTAGCGCCACCTttacaataaagaaaaatcttCCATTTACTGGTACTTAATTTCCAACccctttgcaataaaggccaacatgcctataGTCGTAACTACTCGTTAAACTTGCCTTCTAGCTGTTTGTGAGTCATGCACGAGAAGCACTCGTTCCCTTGAGTTGGAGATGTTCCTACTTGTCTGAATAGTATGTATATAATTAAGAAAGCAAGAAAATAAATCATTGTCACTAAAATAATACTTGTTTGTATAAAGGTGTCAAGAACAATGAAAATCAAGTTGAATAGAAATTATAGTTTGACTGGCGatacgtattccttttctcccgaatgctgcctgacctgctgagttactccaacattttgtgtctatctctactaatatattttgatttttttttaatctcacgAGCCCAAAGTGAATTGACTTCCCCCATTTTAATAAGGTATGAACATTCAGTCAGTCCCATTGAGGTTCTGAACCCAAGATGTGGATGTCAATTAAAATGATTTCATAGACCCGATTGCACAGAGGAAAGACTGTTTTATATCTGGGGTGCCCCCTTCAAAATTTCTAAATCTTCAAAATGTATTAGATGcatagtgtctcttgcccagagtaggtgaatcgaggaccagaagacataggtttaaggtgaaggggaaacgatttaataggaatctgaggggtaactttttcacacaaagggtggttggtgtatggaacaagctgcatgaggaggtagttgaggctgggactatcccaacgtgtaagaaacagttagacagatactgtgtagggaagaactgcagatgctagtttaaatcaaaggtagacacaaaatgctggagtaactcagtaactgcTCGAGTAActggagcagcatctctggagagaaggaatgggtgatgtttcaggttgagacccttcttcagatacatggacagggcaggtttggagggatatggaccaagtgcaggcaggtgggactatgacCTCACCATCTCTAGACCGACTATTTAAACCCTGATTCTGTGTCACTACAATAGCAAAGCCTTCCCACTGCAACCCTTGTTTCTGTACTGCCCGTTCATTGgtctgatagtttagtttagaggtacagcacggaaacaggcccttcggcccaccgagcctgcaccgaccagcaatctccacatattaacactatctccacacacacaacaattttcatttataccaagcccattaaactacaaaccagtacgcctttggagtgtgggaggaagccggagctcctgaagaaaacccatgcactcgtgggaaaaacaaacagactctgtacagacaagcacccatagtcaggatcgaacacaggtctctgccacactccaaaaacgtacaggtttgtggattaattggctttggtaaatattgcaaattgcccctagtgtgtaagatagtgtgtaagatagtgctaatcTACgcaggtcgctggtcggcgcggactcggtgtgctgaattGCCTGCTTCCTCTCTATCAGCAGCAGAACAAGCCTGTAAATACAATATGTATTGATAATATATAATGaacaaaaattaaataaataaccaCAGTACAAGTgcaaaaaaacttgccttgccttgcctcttAGTGCAACTGAAGACGGCCCATAAAAGTTAATAGTTGAGCTTAGTGTTGTGTACTGTTCAGCAGCCtgatggtttttgggaagaagctattcttaaagCTGGTGGCCACAGTTTTTAAATTCTTATACTCTATGTCCCTATAGTCTGCTGCTATCCTCTTAAatatttattatattttgatGTTATGCTATTTGTAAACCAAGTGCAGCTCTCAAATGGCAGAAAAGGACTGTGGTCCAAACACCAGTCTCCGTGAGGTACCAATGTATATGTTCGTAAGtgagaggaacagaattaggccaattcggcccatcagtcatggctgatctatctctccctcccaacctcattctcctgccttctccccataacccctaacacccatattaatcaagaatctatcttgatACGTGTTTCCAGACTAGAAAAACTAGCATTCACCATTATTATCTATTTGTACGTGAAACAATTATTGTAGAGGCTATCACTGCCTCTTAGTATTAGAGACCAGTTTTGCTTGTAAGTTGACTATATTTCAATCATCTGAAATTTCTTTTGGCAATCCTAAGCTGCATTAATTTCCGACAACTAGTTCAATGAATAATAACTGTATTGTATTTTCTTAAGGTAAGCCCAGAGTTGGAATTATGGAACTAAAGCAGAAAGCTAACCActtgtctctttttttttaacatttcagtTCCCATTTTGTGATGGGGCTCATACTAAACACAATGAAGAAACTGGAGACAATGTAGGGCCATTGATAATAAAGAAAAGGGAAGCCTAATTCAAGGATGATTTTTAAATCTGTAAAATGTGTTTTAATGCTCAAGTGATTGCTGCACACCACCTTTGCTGGTCTAAAATGAAATAGATGTATAAATGTGTGGTACAGACTTTAAAATTTCAGCACTGTTTGACAATGGAAACACTAATTTTGGGTAAGACCATTAAGATGTTCTTTTTAATGTCTGTTTTGtaatttatttgtgtttgtaaagTGAAATAATATACAGTGATACCATGTCAAATGATTTTCTTCAGAATGTAGTTTACAAAAAGAACATTATTTTGATCACTTTACCAGGGTCAAATGAATAAACGATTGAAACTTGTTTGACGTCTGACTTTTCAACCTTCAGTTGAATAATATttgctttgaagatagacacaaaatgctggaggaactcagcgggacagacagcatctgtagagaagaaggaatgggtgacgttttgggtcgagacccttcttcagactagagtcgggaaagggaaacgagagatatagactaaCTCTAATCCAGGGGTTCCCAAtttttttcatcccgtttaccctggcaactttaatagcacataacaatgttatttcacttatttatgaacaactaatgatgaacagaaacCGGTTtatcagaaccaaacacagtcagtcaatgagataaaatatatacaaatccaaaatcaacaaatttactccctgggtaggcgaaatttaccccctgagggtaaatttaccccaggttgggaacccttgctctagtctgaggaggggtctcgacctgaaacgtcacccattcattctgtctatagatgttgcctgtcccactgagttactccagcattttgtgtctatcttcagtttgaaccagcatctgcagttccttcctacacaatataaatCCTTATTCTTCAAGGGCCCGAGTTTATAGGAAATTACGGGGCTGGACCTGGTctatttccaaaaataaagtttTCATTTATATAGCAATCATCATATCACTGTTAAGACATCCAAATTGTCTGTGCTGTGTGAATAATTGTTGAAGAGCTCTAATGTGGGTAATGAGGCTGACAATTTGCACAGTGTCAACGTCTGCTATTGTGGCTTTGAAACAAATATGGGCCCAGTCCG contains:
- the cisd1 gene encoding CDGSH iron-sulfur domain-containing protein 1, with the translated sequence MGSSTALKEWAAAISLTIGAAAVGYVAYRALYSRDKGCKSLVNLDIQKDTPKVVHAFDIEDMGDKAVYCRCWRSKDFPFCDGAHTKHNEETGDNVGPLIIKKREA